A stretch of DNA from Saccharomycodes ludwigii strain NBRC 1722 chromosome I, whole genome shotgun sequence:
tttttttttttattgttgttgttattttttttttaggggGGGGTGGGAAAGAAAGAGGGGgcaagaaaagaaaagaaaaggaaaaaaaaaaaaaaaaaaaaaaagtgtgtTGTACGAGTACCAAGTAAGTACGAGATAGTACGATACGAGGTTTCGTATTATGgttcatcaaaaaaaaaaaaaaaaaaaaaaaaaaaaaaaaaaaaaaaaaaatgcgtaaaaatgtttaataataataacagccAAGCAATTCTATCtcattcaaaaaaagaaagaaaaataaaataatgcaTTTGGTCGATTCTCATTGCCATATCACTCAGGAATATCctaaaaataatccaaCAGCTTGTACAAATAATGATATCATATcatgttttattatgatgACCAATCCAAGTGATTatgataaaataatcaaCTTGCCCTCAAATACTGATAAAGACGGGGGAAgaattttttccaaatgcTTTGGTATACATCCATGGTACTCTCATTATTTCACACTAACCAAAAacatttcaaaaatatctcATTATACGAATATTTTGACTCCAGTTGCCCCCAAAAATACCCAAAATACCCTAATAAAGCTATTTTCGGAGAAATTTATCCAGAGTTTACCCGATCCCATATATTTGTGTGACTATATAACTAACCATTTCTACAAGGACAATATACAATGGCACTTAATTGGGGAGATTGGTCTAGATAAAGTTTTCACTTGCAAAAATCTTGATATCCACACACCAGGTTCCAacataaaatttaaagttaaaatcACCCATCAacaaaacatatttttaaaattcgTTGAATTGGCTTGGCAAAATAGTTTGCCAATATCAATTCATTCAGTTAAAACACATGGCCTATTGTATAATTTGCTTGTTGATTTTATGAAAGATAAAATCAATAGTACTGACTATAATggcaataaaaaattattgaaaataattttacatTCATACACAGGATCAAAAGACCTTTTACATATGTGGTTACGCAACAAGGCACACATTAAAGTATATTTTGGAATATCCCAATATATCAACATtaacaagaaaaatgatattattaaatacatCCCCATAGATAATTTACTAATCGAAACCGATTTAAGCGTTAGTAAATTAAGTTATGATGAACAAAGGGTTATGCTAATAGATACTTTGAAATACGTGTCTTCTGGAAAGATGACCGTTGACGAgtataatgataaaatacTAATGAATGTGTATAGTGATATTTTGCTTCCAAATTGAACTTTTCTActaattatatatacatatgtaTTGCAATTTTAAAACTCCATCTTGAACTTTTTCCCATTATTTCTCactttatatatgaatGTAGGTATACATTCGCTCTCCTTTAGATTATAGCTAgtaaaatgttttttgaCTTCATTTGCTAATTTTGCCTTTTCTATTCTAACGGGACTATTTGTATTACCATGTATTTTCTTCCATGATTCTGTTTTGGCACCCAACTTAGTATTCAGCATAAAACCATTTAGTGTCATATTATCTTGTAGACTTAAATCAAAATGATCTTTATATTTACGTAGAAATTTATC
This window harbors:
- a CDS encoding putative endodeoxyribonuclease (similar to Saccharomyces cerevisiae YMR262W | protein of unknown function), which translates into the protein MHLVDSHCHITQEYPKNNPTACTNNDIISCFIMMTNPSDYDKIINLPSNTDKDGGRIFSKCFGIHPWYSHYFTLTKNISKISHYTNILTPVAPKNTQNTLIKLFSEKFIQSLPDPIYLCDYITNHFYKDNIQWHLIGEIGLDKVFTCKNLDIHTPGSNIKFKVKITHQQNIFLKFVELAWQNSLPISIHSVKTHGLLYNLLVDFMKDKINSTDYNGNKKLLKIILHSYTGSKDLLHMWLRNKAHIKVYFGISQYININKKNDIIKYIPIDNLLIETDLSVSKLSYDEQRVMLIDTLKYVSSGKMTVDEYNDKILMNVYSDILLPN
- the SAP30 gene encoding Sap30p (similar to Saccharomyces cerevisiae YMR263W | SAP30 | Sin3-Associated Polypeptide), translated to MAPSSKTNNKDKESNSGNTNTKDSSDSQKKTNNNNNHNNSSSNRLTQAQQQYLKDLVKEHVTNNYDPKNKAAPHPLDFEKSDDKFLRKYKDHFDLSLQDNMTLNGFMLNTKLGAKTESWKKIHGNTNSPVRIEKAKLANEVKKHFTSYNLKESECIPTFIYKVRNNGKKFKMEF